One Corynebacterium aurimucosum genomic window, CCTCAGCGCGCTCGCCGCGCCGGGCGAGCGCCGCGAGTGGTGGTTCGAGCGTGTGCGTCAGTGCTGGCCGCACCTTTAAAAGCACAGCTCACGGTCCATGTCCGGAGGTCAGCGTAGGCTGGCGGGCATGACGATTTCCGTGAGAGACGCGCACCTGCACAACCTTCGCAACGTGGATGTGGACCTTCCACGCGGCCAGCTCGTGGCCGTGACGGGGGTGTCCGGTTCCGGCAAGTCCTCGCTGGCCTTCGGCACCATTCATGGCGAAGGCCAGCGCCGCTACCTGGAATCCGTCGCGCCCTTTGCTCGACGCCTCATCGCCTCCGCGGTGGACCCTCAGGTCGGCCGCATTGAGGGGTTGCCGCCGACGGTGGCGTTGCAGCAGTCGGCGTCGGCAAGCAGCGCGCGCTCCACCGTGGGCACGATCTCCGCCATGTCTAACTCCGTGCGCCTTCTTTACTCGCGCTGCGGTGACAACCCGGAGGGCCTGTACTCCGATTCCTTCTCCCCGAATACCCCAGAAGGCATGTGCCCGGAGTGCCAGGGCACCGGCGTGGTCCACGAACCCACGGAGGCGTCCATGGTGCCGGACCCCAGCCTGAGCATCGAGGAAGGCGCGATTGCTGCGTGGCCCGGAGCCTGGGCGGGCAAGAACTTCCACGACATTCTGCAAGAACTGGGCTATGACTTGGATTCACCGTGGGAGGATTTGCCGAAGAAAGACCGCGAGTGGATCCTCTTCACCGAGGAGCGCCCGGTGGTAACCGTCAAGCCGCGCCGCGGGGCGGATCAGATCCAGCGCAATTACGAGGGCACGTGGCGCTCCGTGGCCAGCTACCTGACCAAGACCTATGCGGAGACGAAGTCGGATACACTCCGCGCCCGCGTCTTGAGCTTCATGGAAACCCGCCGCTGCGATACCTGTCAGGGACGCCGGCTGACGGCGAAGGCGCTCAAGGTCACCTACGCTGGGCTGCCGATCGACGAATTCAATGCCCTCCCGTTGAGCGAAGCCCACGAGCTGTTAAGCGCTCAGAAACCACAGCCGAATGATGCGGAAGACCTGCTCCTCAAGGCCCTCCTTCCGGCCTTTGAATCTGCATTGGAACTCGGCCTGGGGCACCTCAGCCTGGATAGGCCTATGGACACGCTCTCGGGCGGTGAGGTGCAGCGCCTGCGCCTGGCTGCGCAGCTGCGCTCCGGGCTCTATGGTGTGACCTATGTCCTGGATGAGCCCTCTGCGGGCCTGCACCCGGTGGAGCGGGGCGCGGTGCTTGATATGTGCCGGCGCTTCATCGCGGAGGGGAACTCGGTGCTGCTGGTGGAACACGACATGGAACTGGTCAAGCAGGCCGATTGGATCGTGGATGTCGGCCCGCTCGCCGGTGAGCGCGGCGGCCAGGTGGTGTACTCGGGTCCCGTCGCCGATTACATAGAGGCGGCGGACTCTGCAGATACTCCCACCGCGCGTGCCTTGGCGCGCCCGCGCCCCACGCCCAAGGTCGAAGCGCGCCCGGCGCACGGGGACATCGCGCTGCGCCGGGTGCACTCGCACACCATCGATGGCCTCGACGTGGACTTCGGACTCGGCCAGTTTACGGCCATTACTGGGCTTTCGGGTTCCGGCAAATCCACGTTGCTGGCCGCACTCCATGACATGCTCACGGGGCCGGACTGTCCGAAGCAGGTCAAGCGCGTGGTCTCCATTACCCAAAAGCCAATCGGCCGAACCCCGCGCTCCACGGTGGCGACGTACACCAACCTCTTCGACAACGTGCGCAAGCTCTTCGCGGCCACCCCGGAGGCCAAGAAGAAGAAATGGACGGTCTCGCGCTTTTCCTACAACGTTAAGCAAGGCCAGTGTCCCACCTGCGGTGGCGCCGGCCAGATCGAGGTCGAGCTGGTCTTCCTTCCAGGCTCCTATACCCAGTGCCCGGATTGCCAGGGACAGCGCTATAACGATGACACCTTGTCCATCCGCTGGAAGGACAGGACCATCGCGGACATCCTCGACCTTACGGTGGAAGAGGCCCTGGAGGTCTTTGCAGATGAAGCGCCGATCCTCCACGCGCTGCAAACCTTGGAGGCGGTCGGTCTGGGTTACCTGCGCTTGGGCCAGGGCGCTCCGGAGCTTTCCGGCGGTGAAGCGCAGCGCATCAAGCTTGCCACGGAGCTGCAGCGCTCCCGCAACTCGCGCCGGGGCCATACCGTCTACCTGCTGGATGAGCCCACCGTCGGGTTGCACCCGGCCGATATCGACCTGCTCATCGCTGAGCTGCACTCGCTGGTGGAGGCCTCCCATACTGTCGTGGTGGCAGATCATGACCGTCACCTCATCGCCGGCGCTGACCGGGTTATTGAGATGGGCCCGGGGTCTGGTTCGGATGGCGGAAAGATTGTGGCGGATGGCACGCCGGGTCAGGTTTCCACGGGACTAACGCCCACCGGGCGGGTGCTAAGTGGCGCGGGTGCACGATAAGGTAAATCCCATGACCAACAACAACGGCGACAACGAGACGCGGCAGTTCGGCCGCGTCACCG contains:
- a CDS encoding ATP-binding cassette domain-containing protein, whose amino-acid sequence is MTISVRDAHLHNLRNVDVDLPRGQLVAVTGVSGSGKSSLAFGTIHGEGQRRYLESVAPFARRLIASAVDPQVGRIEGLPPTVALQQSASASSARSTVGTISAMSNSVRLLYSRCGDNPEGLYSDSFSPNTPEGMCPECQGTGVVHEPTEASMVPDPSLSIEEGAIAAWPGAWAGKNFHDILQELGYDLDSPWEDLPKKDREWILFTEERPVVTVKPRRGADQIQRNYEGTWRSVASYLTKTYAETKSDTLRARVLSFMETRRCDTCQGRRLTAKALKVTYAGLPIDEFNALPLSEAHELLSAQKPQPNDAEDLLLKALLPAFESALELGLGHLSLDRPMDTLSGGEVQRLRLAAQLRSGLYGVTYVLDEPSAGLHPVERGAVLDMCRRFIAEGNSVLLVEHDMELVKQADWIVDVGPLAGERGGQVVYSGPVADYIEAADSADTPTARALARPRPTPKVEARPAHGDIALRRVHSHTIDGLDVDFGLGQFTAITGLSGSGKSTLLAALHDMLTGPDCPKQVKRVVSITQKPIGRTPRSTVATYTNLFDNVRKLFAATPEAKKKKWTVSRFSYNVKQGQCPTCGGAGQIEVELVFLPGSYTQCPDCQGQRYNDDTLSIRWKDRTIADILDLTVEEALEVFADEAPILHALQTLEAVGLGYLRLGQGAPELSGGEAQRIKLATELQRSRNSRRGHTVYLLDEPTVGLHPADIDLLIAELHSLVEASHTVVVADHDRHLIAGADRVIEMGPGSGSDGGKIVADGTPGQVSTGLTPTGRVLSGAGAR